From Nitrospirota bacterium, a single genomic window includes:
- a CDS encoding CBS domain-containing protein — protein MSLIRAVNAIVETQPARPVSQRAPASQTNADHRRDHSKEQEQQEANPAALLAQQAYQQQVHQDPAPKQGLLAQDLMTAPVTWLPSDSTLQEAWTVMKCKGIHHLPVTSLHGALVGLISDRDLLPYTQELESSSQPGPSAKHTLAQVMSLRVLSASPTTELREIARAMLDEYVSAIPIVDNARHPIGILTTSDILHAIVHRGPLELWT, from the coding sequence ATGTCCCTGATACGTGCCGTCAATGCCATCGTCGAAACGCAGCCTGCGCGACCTGTGTCGCAGCGGGCACCTGCGTCACAAACCAACGCAGACCATCGACGGGATCACTCGAAAGAACAGGAACAACAGGAGGCCAACCCGGCCGCGCTCCTCGCTCAACAGGCCTACCAGCAACAGGTGCACCAAGACCCCGCGCCGAAACAGGGCCTCCTGGCGCAGGACCTCATGACCGCACCCGTCACCTGGCTGCCGTCAGACAGTACGCTGCAGGAAGCCTGGACGGTGATGAAATGCAAAGGAATCCACCACCTCCCCGTCACGTCACTGCACGGAGCCCTGGTCGGACTGATATCGGACCGCGATCTGTTGCCCTACACGCAGGAATTGGAATCCTCCAGCCAGCCCGGGCCCTCCGCCAAGCATACGCTCGCCCAGGTGATGAGCCTTCGGGTTTTGTCCGCCAGCCCCACCACAGAGCTCCGCGAGATCGCCCGCGCCATGCTCGATGAATATGTAAGCGCCATTCCCATCGTCGACAACGCCCGTCACCCGATCGGCATTCTGACGACCAGCGATATTCTCCATGCCATTGTCCATCGAGGCCCCCTCGAGCTCTGGACGTAA
- a CDS encoding dihydrolipoyl dehydrogenase, whose amino-acid sequence MKKRHDMIVIGGGSAGYAAARTARDAGADVAIVDQGPLGGLCILRGCMPTKAILRSAEVAALLRRAKEFGLSPVSVQADLSAIVDRKDRLVREFADYRIQQLHDPKFTLYPSRAAFRSPSEITAGDTVLSASSFIIATGSRPSDVSIPGLAQAGYFTSDTILDLRTQPDSLIVLGGGAVALELGQFFARLGTRVTILQRSRTLLSGMDEAVGRALEAALLDEGIDVVTDAQLLRVTHDATGKTVRVTKDGGERSFVGEEILQALGRRPNIEGLQLDLAEVAVEGGRIVVDETLRTSQAHIYAVGDANEISPIVHLAIQQGETAAYNAMHPNGPAKELDHRLDAEVVFTDPQVAVVGLNESACRAQGIPYLTASYPFADHGKSLCLGATHGFVKLLCAPQTGELLGAQIVGPEAGELIHELIAVMYYHGTAADLVRMPHYHPTLAEIVTYPAESIVEQLGT is encoded by the coding sequence ATGAAAAAGAGACATGACATGATCGTCATCGGGGGAGGCTCGGCTGGCTATGCCGCGGCACGGACCGCTCGTGATGCCGGCGCCGACGTAGCCATTGTGGATCAGGGGCCGCTGGGGGGCCTCTGTATTCTGCGCGGCTGTATGCCGACGAAGGCCATCTTGCGCTCCGCAGAAGTGGCGGCCCTCTTGAGGCGGGCGAAGGAGTTCGGGCTCTCCCCGGTGTCGGTCCAGGCCGACCTGTCGGCGATCGTGGATCGGAAGGATCGGCTGGTCCGCGAATTTGCGGATTACCGTATTCAGCAGCTTCATGATCCGAAATTTACGCTCTATCCATCGCGGGCAGCCTTTCGCTCACCCAGCGAAATCACCGCCGGAGATACCGTCTTGTCGGCCAGCTCGTTCATCATTGCGACGGGGTCGCGGCCTAGCGACGTTTCGATTCCCGGTTTGGCCCAAGCAGGTTATTTCACCAGCGATACGATTCTGGATCTTCGCACCCAACCGGATTCGCTGATCGTCTTGGGCGGCGGGGCGGTTGCGCTCGAGCTTGGGCAGTTCTTCGCTCGGCTCGGGACGAGGGTGACGATTCTTCAACGGAGCCGGACGCTCCTTTCTGGAATGGATGAAGCTGTCGGCCGCGCGCTAGAAGCGGCCTTGCTCGACGAGGGGATCGACGTCGTTACGGATGCGCAGTTGCTGCGGGTGACCCACGATGCAACAGGGAAGACTGTGCGGGTGACGAAAGACGGTGGCGAGCGATCCTTCGTCGGCGAAGAGATTCTCCAGGCCCTGGGCCGCCGGCCCAACATCGAAGGGCTGCAGCTCGACCTGGCGGAGGTGGCAGTCGAAGGCGGGCGGATTGTGGTCGATGAGACCCTGCGCACGTCGCAAGCCCATATCTATGCCGTGGGTGACGCGAACGAGATCTCGCCCATCGTGCATCTCGCCATTCAGCAGGGCGAGACTGCGGCCTATAACGCGATGCATCCGAACGGGCCGGCAAAAGAACTCGACCATCGTCTCGATGCCGAGGTGGTTTTTACGGACCCTCAAGTCGCCGTCGTGGGACTGAACGAATCCGCATGTCGCGCCCAAGGCATTCCGTACCTGACGGCCTCCTATCCCTTTGCCGACCACGGGAAGTCCCTCTGTCTCGGTGCCACCCACGGCTTTGTAAAACTGCTCTGTGCGCCACAGACGGGCGAACTTCTGGGCGCGCAGATTGTCGGCCCGGAGGCGGGTGAACTGATCCATGAACTGATCGCGGTCATGTATTACCATGGGACTGCGGCGGACCTTGTGCGTATGCCGCACTACCATCCCACGCTGGCGGAAATCGTGACCTATCCGGCGGAGTCCATCGTCGAACAGTTGGGGACATGA
- a CDS encoding tetratricopeptide repeat protein: MMNRFSMFALSLLLLVEPACQQQTWESAMTAGQQAVQQGNYADAERLFLVATRKAEEFGLEDRRVAVSLSQLAQVYAGQGKYVEAEPVYLQALKIYQAVHGELHADVAATLNNLGVLHRMYGQYAQAEPLLTRALAIKEKLLGLDHPDVALSLVNLAQLHVVQGQPEKAEPLYRRALAIRERVLGSSHPEVAKTLEDLANVLRKVGRVDEAASLELRAKHIRATRS; this comes from the coding sequence ATGATGAACAGATTCTCTATGTTCGCGCTCAGCCTCCTCCTTCTCGTAGAGCCTGCGTGCCAGCAACAGACCTGGGAGTCGGCGATGACGGCGGGACAGCAGGCCGTGCAGCAAGGCAATTACGCCGATGCGGAACGGCTGTTCCTTGTGGCGACGCGCAAAGCGGAGGAGTTCGGACTGGAAGACCGGCGTGTGGCGGTCAGCCTGTCACAGCTGGCGCAGGTCTATGCAGGCCAAGGGAAGTATGTGGAGGCGGAACCGGTCTATCTGCAGGCGCTGAAAATTTACCAGGCCGTGCATGGGGAGTTGCACGCCGATGTCGCAGCCACGCTCAACAACCTCGGCGTCCTCCATCGCATGTACGGCCAGTATGCCCAGGCCGAGCCTCTGTTGACGCGGGCCCTCGCCATCAAAGAAAAACTCCTGGGCCTCGACCATCCGGACGTGGCGTTGAGCCTCGTGAATCTGGCCCAGTTGCATGTGGTGCAAGGGCAGCCGGAGAAAGCGGAGCCGCTTTATCGCCGAGCCTTGGCGATTCGGGAGCGGGTGCTGGGATCATCCCATCCGGAGGTGGCGAAGACGCTGGAGGACCTGGCCAATGTCCTGCGAAAAGTCGGGCGAGTGGACGAGGCGGCGTCGCTGGAGCTGCGCGCCAAACACATTCGCGCGACGCGGAGTTGA
- a CDS encoding mechanosensitive ion channel, whose product MPAWLPHIDSSVVLDSLKSLLLLLSLLILRTLIVRAIAKNPALSMEAKRRGVVSVRNTILFALLVGLVVIWAHELQAFAVSLVALAAALVLATKELLLCWSGAALRVGGKVYEVGDRIQIAGYRGVVLDHDIFATKLLEIGPGQASHLYTGRIAVFPNSLLFTNTLIKENPGQEYGLYLLVVPLGDKHDWRKAEGHLLDAAKAECSSFMEEAGRHMKLLEQTNLLEAPSPEPRVTIQLSEAGQIQLVLRFPAPDRGRSRIEQAILRRYLTASN is encoded by the coding sequence ATGCCTGCTTGGTTGCCGCATATCGATAGTTCCGTCGTCCTCGACAGTCTCAAGTCTCTCCTCCTATTGCTCTCCCTCCTGATTTTGCGGACCTTGATCGTTCGTGCGATCGCGAAGAATCCCGCCCTCTCGATGGAAGCGAAGCGGCGAGGGGTCGTCTCGGTCCGCAATACCATCTTGTTTGCGTTGCTGGTGGGACTGGTTGTTATCTGGGCGCACGAGCTCCAGGCCTTCGCCGTGTCTCTCGTGGCGCTCGCGGCGGCGCTTGTGTTGGCGACGAAGGAACTCCTCCTTTGCTGGAGCGGGGCGGCGCTGCGCGTGGGCGGAAAAGTCTACGAGGTGGGGGATCGCATTCAAATCGCCGGGTACCGTGGCGTCGTTTTGGATCACGACATCTTTGCGACCAAGCTCCTTGAGATTGGGCCGGGCCAAGCCTCGCACCTCTATACCGGCCGCATTGCGGTTTTTCCGAACAGCCTGTTGTTCACGAATACCTTGATCAAAGAGAATCCCGGCCAGGAATATGGGCTCTATCTCCTCGTGGTTCCGCTCGGGGACAAGCATGACTGGCGGAAGGCAGAGGGGCATCTGCTGGACGCTGCGAAAGCGGAATGTTCTTCGTTTATGGAAGAGGCCGGCCGGCACATGAAGTTGCTGGAACAGACGAATCTCCTCGAAGCTCCGTCGCCGGAGCCGCGCGTGACCATCCAACTATCCGAAGCAGGGCAGATCCAGTTGGTGCTGCGATTCCCGGCGCCGGACCGTGGCCGCTCGCGGATCGAACAGGCCATTTTGCGCCGCTATCTCACCGCATCCAATTAG
- a CDS encoding HDOD domain-containing protein — MTQAGTSTINSDVINEIHEQLRPLFGPQANSIPVLRATCQKVLNISGDTSSPDALAEVIRRDPGLTCKVLQIANGIAYSPQHTIASVTHAVAWLGLDTVRTLVATVQLMEQLENQPDRRPLLGRLIAKALFAAAHASELGVAMNYPQPGQLFSAALLYSFADLVIAYQTPDLFQELAAAKTQDDEVRILGVSRVRFATALAKTWVLPAGLMDLIGSPAPTAKTKWQTDQQLFMGLVTGSNHLVAAMADSPNPGAADPIRRTVQRGTALPERTLQDALTRAFDKGQQLSRSVGITETVISQASAPAPIAMTLPSTVNLELPKARPDEPATTPPIQTHPLETLQQFQTALLAAKDLNNLLSVLVNTLHDGGGFTRVALALLNPGDTDQLLGRVVVGVDVPEQYLASFTGSLSAEHPLFLHALKQQDPFLLSQASTDGPRALGSRFLTTWQTSSAILAPIRIGIRPIGLLYSDHGPLPGQVTSQDLQSFQLFFGQAILSLNRLAGVL; from the coding sequence ATGACGCAAGCCGGTACGTCGACCATCAACTCTGACGTCATTAACGAGATCCACGAGCAACTCCGCCCGCTCTTCGGTCCACAGGCCAATTCGATCCCCGTATTACGGGCGACCTGTCAGAAAGTCCTCAATATCAGCGGAGACACCTCGAGCCCCGATGCCCTCGCCGAGGTCATCCGCCGCGACCCTGGATTGACCTGCAAGGTGCTGCAGATCGCCAACGGGATCGCCTATAGTCCGCAACATACTATTGCATCCGTGACCCACGCAGTGGCCTGGCTTGGCCTGGACACCGTCCGCACGCTCGTCGCCACCGTCCAATTGATGGAGCAGCTGGAGAATCAGCCGGATCGTCGGCCGCTCTTAGGCCGCTTGATCGCCAAAGCACTCTTTGCCGCAGCCCACGCCTCCGAACTCGGCGTGGCGATGAACTATCCTCAACCGGGACAGCTGTTCAGCGCCGCCCTCCTGTACTCGTTCGCCGACCTGGTGATCGCGTACCAAACGCCCGATCTGTTCCAGGAACTCGCCGCTGCAAAGACACAAGACGACGAAGTGAGAATTCTCGGTGTGTCGAGGGTTCGTTTTGCCACAGCCCTGGCCAAGACCTGGGTCCTGCCAGCCGGCCTGATGGATCTCATCGGCAGCCCGGCACCCACAGCGAAAACCAAGTGGCAGACCGATCAGCAGCTGTTCATGGGACTGGTGACCGGCTCCAACCATCTCGTCGCCGCCATGGCTGACTCACCGAATCCCGGCGCCGCTGACCCCATTCGTCGCACCGTCCAACGGGGCACCGCCCTGCCGGAACGCACCCTGCAGGACGCCTTAACCCGCGCCTTCGACAAGGGCCAGCAACTGTCCCGTTCCGTCGGTATCACAGAGACCGTGATCTCCCAAGCGTCAGCCCCAGCACCCATCGCCATGACGTTACCCTCAACGGTCAACCTAGAATTGCCCAAGGCTCGACCGGATGAACCCGCAACAACTCCTCCGATCCAAACCCACCCGCTAGAAACCCTCCAGCAATTCCAGACTGCCTTGCTGGCGGCGAAAGACCTCAACAATCTTCTCTCCGTCCTGGTCAATACGCTGCATGACGGCGGCGGCTTCACGCGGGTGGCCCTGGCACTGTTGAATCCAGGCGATACCGACCAACTGCTCGGCCGAGTGGTGGTGGGCGTCGACGTGCCGGAGCAGTACCTGGCCAGTTTCACGGGATCGCTCAGCGCGGAACACCCGCTGTTCTTGCATGCATTGAAACAACAGGATCCCTTCTTGCTGTCGCAGGCCTCGACCGACGGACCTCGCGCCCTCGGCTCAAGGTTCCTCACGACCTGGCAAACCTCATCCGCCATCCTCGCCCCCATCCGCATCGGCATCCGGCCGATCGGACTCCTGTACAGCGACCATGGACCCCTTCCAGGTCAGGTAACCTCCCAAGATCTGCAATCGTTCCAGCTGTTCTTTGGTCAAGCGATTCTCAGCCTCAACCGTCTCGCCGGCGTGCTCTAA
- the xth gene encoding exodeoxyribonuclease III: MKIATFNVNSLRKRLPIVLDWLAQQKPDVLCLQETKVQDSEFPLLALAESGYEITYRGMKSYNGVAILSREKPEAVAYGFDDGGDSEDARLLRVVIKGIPIVNTYVPQGFEIDSPKYQYKLGWYDRLRKYFEKHLSPDKPAIWCGDMNVAPRPMDVHSPEKHLKHVCYHEDARQAYEKTLAWGFQDVFVKLYPDRQQYTFWDYRAPGSLEANRGWRIDHILATAPLVERCVRVEVDVEPRRAKDPSDHTFLWAEFSI; the protein is encoded by the coding sequence ATGAAAATCGCGACGTTTAACGTCAATTCGCTCCGCAAACGTTTGCCCATTGTGCTTGACTGGCTGGCTCAGCAGAAGCCTGATGTGCTCTGTCTTCAGGAAACCAAAGTCCAGGACAGCGAGTTTCCGCTGCTGGCCTTGGCTGAGTCAGGGTACGAAATCACCTACCGGGGAATGAAGTCGTACAACGGCGTGGCGATCTTGAGTCGGGAGAAGCCGGAGGCAGTGGCATACGGATTCGATGACGGAGGCGATTCGGAGGATGCGCGGCTCTTGCGCGTGGTGATCAAGGGGATTCCCATCGTCAATACCTATGTGCCGCAGGGTTTCGAGATCGATTCACCCAAGTATCAATACAAGCTTGGCTGGTACGATCGGCTCCGCAAGTATTTCGAAAAACATTTGTCGCCGGACAAGCCGGCCATCTGGTGCGGTGATATGAACGTGGCGCCGCGGCCGATGGACGTGCATAGTCCCGAGAAGCATCTCAAACATGTCTGTTATCACGAGGATGCGCGGCAGGCCTATGAAAAGACGTTGGCCTGGGGATTTCAGGATGTGTTCGTGAAGCTCTATCCGGACCGGCAGCAATATACGTTTTGGGATTACCGGGCGCCCGGTTCGCTGGAAGCGAATCGAGGCTGGCGCATCGACCATATTCTGGCGACGGCCCCGCTAGTCGAGCGTTGTGTCAGGGTAGAGGTGGACGTCGAGCCGCGGCGAGCGAAAGACCCCTCGGATCATACATTCTTATGGGCGGAGTTTTCGATCTAA
- a CDS encoding NAD(P)/FAD-dependent oxidoreductase, with amino-acid sequence MGDDRHDIAVIGAGAAGLAASIFTAEAAAKDGLSLRILLLDGAKTLGAKILVSGGGRCNVTHDVVTATDFFGNRHIIKNVLAAFPVQATIDWFASLGVDLKCEETGKLFPVTDKARTVLTALINRCHELGVVIRPDHRVTEVACLAGSEGGFLIHHTHGTLYAKKVILATGGRSLPKTGSDGFGYELARRLGHQVHATAPALTPLVLDEALFHKDLSGISQEVELTTTVKGQIVDRRTGSLLWTHFGVSGPVVMDASRFWTGAHEKGEAVELCVNFLPALTQEAARQWFMEQAAGSPRRSLTKTLAHLVTERFAESLCRYLGISGQTAIAQLPRKDRDRLLAALTKFRLPVQQDRGWNYAEVTAGGVPLEEISFRTMESKLVPGLYLVGEILDCDGRIGGFNFQWAWATGWLAGKAVSVSADIDGKTRR; translated from the coding sequence ATGGGTGACGACAGACACGATATTGCGGTGATCGGTGCAGGTGCCGCAGGGCTCGCTGCCTCGATTTTTACAGCAGAGGCCGCCGCGAAGGATGGTCTTTCGCTGAGGATCCTGCTGCTCGATGGGGCCAAGACCCTCGGTGCCAAGATCCTCGTCTCCGGCGGCGGACGCTGTAATGTCACGCATGATGTCGTGACCGCCACCGACTTCTTCGGCAATCGCCATATTATCAAAAATGTCTTGGCTGCTTTTCCGGTTCAGGCCACGATCGACTGGTTCGCCTCGTTGGGCGTGGACCTCAAGTGCGAAGAGACCGGCAAGCTTTTTCCTGTGACCGACAAGGCGCGGACGGTTTTGACCGCATTGATCAATCGCTGTCATGAGCTGGGTGTGGTCATTCGTCCGGACCATCGAGTGACAGAGGTTGCCTGTCTCGCCGGCTCAGAGGGCGGCTTCCTCATTCACCATACCCATGGAACCCTGTACGCGAAGAAGGTCATTTTGGCCACCGGCGGCCGCTCGCTTCCGAAAACGGGGAGTGACGGGTTCGGCTATGAGTTAGCGCGTCGCCTGGGACATCAAGTGCACGCCACCGCTCCGGCCCTCACCCCGTTAGTGTTGGACGAAGCTTTGTTTCACAAGGATCTCTCAGGCATCTCACAGGAGGTGGAGCTGACGACGACGGTGAAGGGCCAGATCGTGGATCGACGGACCGGCAGTTTGCTCTGGACCCACTTCGGGGTCAGCGGCCCGGTCGTCATGGATGCCAGCCGTTTCTGGACGGGCGCTCATGAAAAGGGCGAGGCAGTTGAGCTGTGCGTGAACTTCCTGCCGGCCCTGACCCAGGAGGCAGCCCGTCAGTGGTTCATGGAGCAAGCAGCGGGGTCGCCTCGTCGTTCGTTGACCAAGACCCTGGCGCATCTGGTTACGGAACGATTCGCCGAATCCCTCTGCCGATATCTGGGGATCAGCGGACAGACGGCCATTGCCCAACTGCCGCGGAAGGATCGGGATCGTCTGCTGGCGGCGCTCACAAAGTTCCGGCTTCCCGTGCAGCAGGATCGGGGGTGGAACTATGCGGAAGTCACGGCGGGCGGAGTGCCCCTCGAAGAAATCAGTTTCCGCACGATGGAATCGAAACTCGTGCCGGGCCTCTATCTGGTGGGCGAAATCCTCGATTGCGACGGTCGGATCGGGGGGTTCAATTTTCAATGGGCCTGGGCCACGGGATGGCTCGCGGGCAAGGCTGTTTCCGTAAGTGCAGACATTGATGGCAAGACTCGCCGATGA
- a CDS encoding PilZ domain-containing protein, with product MGRILSCPRCKNDSILRSQPQSLREHLASLLFVAPFRCPSCSHRFLASRLWLDHPTHPIDRREHLRIPVRLYLSFSGGKVRAEGTVLDLSMGGCIIKSETHVHTDDIFYLQLSLGEREAPLEVAAMVRSVSARGIAFKFLRAAQEDKRLLAFVQAQAPGSPEKSSLNAGVAA from the coding sequence ATGGGCCGCATCCTGAGCTGTCCGCGGTGCAAGAATGACAGCATCTTGCGATCGCAGCCGCAATCGCTACGGGAGCACCTGGCCTCCCTTCTCTTCGTGGCGCCATTTCGCTGTCCATCGTGTAGTCACCGCTTTCTGGCGTCCCGTCTTTGGCTAGACCATCCCACGCATCCGATCGATCGCCGCGAACACCTCCGGATTCCGGTACGACTCTATCTCTCGTTCTCCGGGGGCAAGGTCCGCGCGGAGGGAACGGTACTCGATCTTTCGATGGGCGGCTGTATCATCAAGAGTGAAACCCATGTCCATACGGACGATATCTTTTATTTGCAATTGTCGCTTGGCGAACGTGAAGCACCGCTTGAAGTGGCCGCGATGGTCCGTTCAGTGAGCGCCCGCGGCATCGCATTCAAGTTCCTTCGAGCCGCTCAAGAGGACAAGCGTCTGCTGGCCTTCGTTCAGGCCCAGGCGCCGGGTTCTCCTGAGAAATCCTCGCTCAACGCCGGTGTCGCAGCCTGA
- a CDS encoding LemA family protein: protein MSRRTSVFATIAIAVLFTGLTGCGYNDLQGLDEDTKAAWSEVVNQYQRRADLIPNLVATVKGYAEHEKDTLEGVVQARAQATGIQVTPDTLKDPAAFEQFQKAQANLTSSLGRLIAIAENYPNLKADQNFRDLQSQLEGTENRIAVARKRYIEKVAEYNKGVRYFPTNLTAKFLLHLEEKPNFTVADEKAVAKPPEVKF, encoded by the coding sequence ATGAGCCGTCGCACCTCGGTATTCGCCACCATCGCCATTGCAGTTCTGTTCACAGGCCTCACGGGCTGCGGCTACAACGACCTTCAGGGATTAGACGAAGACACGAAGGCCGCCTGGAGCGAAGTGGTCAATCAGTACCAGCGGCGGGCCGATCTGATCCCGAACCTGGTGGCCACCGTCAAAGGCTATGCAGAACATGAAAAGGATACACTCGAGGGAGTGGTGCAGGCGCGCGCGCAGGCGACCGGGATTCAAGTGACGCCTGACACGTTGAAAGATCCGGCCGCCTTCGAGCAATTCCAGAAGGCGCAAGCCAATCTTACCTCGTCGTTAGGCCGTCTGATTGCTATCGCAGAGAATTATCCGAATTTGAAAGCAGACCAGAACTTCCGCGATCTCCAGAGCCAACTCGAAGGGACGGAGAATCGTATCGCCGTCGCGCGCAAGCGTTATATCGAGAAAGTGGCGGAGTACAACAAGGGCGTTCGTTATTTCCCCACAAACCTGACGGCCAAGTTCTTGCTCCACCTGGAAGAGAAGCCGAATTTCACCGTGGCGGATGAGAAGGCGGTGGCGAAGCCGCCAGAGGTGAAATTTTAG
- a CDS encoding TPM domain-containing protein: MVRFILVGVLSLVSALTSPSFALDVPTLTGRVVDLAQVLPAEVAASLTNDLEAHETKTSNQVVVLILPSLEGEPIESFSHLVSTTWKLGQKGTDNGVLLLIALRERKVRIEVGYGLEGTLTDLRSAHIIRQEIVPHFRAGDLPGGIVAGVQAILGTIEGTYKAEEVLPGHAPGQESTSFEYMLIGVVVGTLAGLVLSHGLPRSRALLGGLLAFLIAQAASVGLGLAAAGVTAFLLWLILQAGRGQGGGWGEGIMMGPGGGFGDSFGGGGFSGGGGGFGGGGASGDW; this comes from the coding sequence ATGGTTCGTTTTATTCTCGTCGGTGTTTTATCTCTAGTCTCGGCCCTCACCTCTCCGTCCTTCGCGCTCGATGTGCCGACGCTCACGGGCCGCGTTGTGGATCTTGCGCAGGTATTGCCGGCTGAAGTCGCAGCCTCGCTTACCAATGATCTTGAAGCCCACGAAACGAAGACCAGCAATCAAGTTGTCGTTCTGATTCTGCCTTCCCTTGAAGGGGAACCGATCGAATCATTTTCTCATCTCGTCAGCACTACCTGGAAGCTCGGGCAGAAGGGGACCGATAACGGCGTGCTACTGCTCATTGCCCTGCGCGAGCGCAAGGTCCGTATCGAAGTGGGTTATGGCCTCGAAGGCACCTTGACGGACCTTCGTTCTGCACACATCATTCGCCAGGAGATCGTGCCCCATTTTCGCGCAGGCGATCTGCCGGGCGGCATTGTTGCCGGAGTCCAGGCCATCCTCGGCACGATTGAGGGCACCTATAAGGCGGAAGAGGTGCTGCCGGGTCACGCGCCTGGCCAGGAGTCGACCTCGTTCGAGTATATGCTCATCGGGGTCGTGGTCGGGACCTTGGCCGGCCTCGTATTGAGTCATGGACTGCCACGGTCACGCGCGCTGCTCGGAGGCCTGCTCGCCTTCCTCATTGCCCAGGCTGCGAGCGTGGGGTTGGGGCTCGCGGCAGCTGGAGTGACGGCCTTCTTACTGTGGCTCATCCTGCAAGCGGGCCGCGGTCAGGGCGGAGGATGGGGAGAGGGGATCATGATGGGACCGGGCGGTGGGTTCGGCGACTCATTCGGTGGCGGCGGATTCAGTGGAGGGGGCGGGGGCTTCGGTGGCGGCGGCGCCTCGGGAGATTGGTGA
- a CDS encoding TPM domain-containing protein: MKIFTDAEQERIRQAVRQAELVTKGEIVPMIVPASARYREAGYRTGLMLALLSLALLLTIEVYWLPWGWPAGNAGWLLLAVVASYGLGQWLGRVPRVIRLVTSRERLAHKVALRAEQAFYKHGLHHTQGRTGVLIFVSLLERRVQVLADKGINDHVPAGTWDGLVSGITEGIKTGQATDAICVAIAKCGVLLAQVSPAGSGDNPNELSDSLIQEP, from the coding sequence ATGAAAATTTTTACAGACGCAGAGCAGGAACGGATCAGGCAAGCAGTTCGACAGGCCGAGTTGGTCACGAAGGGCGAGATTGTGCCGATGATCGTCCCGGCCTCGGCCCGATATCGCGAAGCAGGCTATCGGACGGGGCTCATGCTTGCCCTGCTCTCTCTGGCCCTGCTCCTGACGATTGAGGTCTACTGGCTGCCTTGGGGTTGGCCTGCAGGCAATGCTGGCTGGCTGTTGCTGGCGGTCGTTGCATCCTATGGACTCGGGCAATGGCTTGGCAGAGTTCCGAGGGTCATCCGTCTTGTCACGTCACGCGAGCGATTGGCACATAAAGTGGCTCTGCGTGCCGAGCAGGCTTTCTACAAACATGGGCTGCATCACACGCAAGGCCGGACGGGCGTGTTGATTTTCGTGTCGTTGTTGGAACGACGGGTGCAGGTCTTGGCGGACAAGGGCATCAACGATCACGTTCCTGCCGGCACATGGGATGGCCTGGTTAGCGGCATCACCGAGGGCATCAAAACCGGACAAGCGACCGACGCCATCTGTGTGGCGATTGCCAAGTGCGGAGTGCTCCTTGCGCAGGTCAGTCCTGCCGGCTCCGGCGACAATCCCAACGAACTGTCCGACTCCTTGATTCAGGAGCCATAA